One part of the Dysidea avara chromosome 10, odDysAvar1.4, whole genome shotgun sequence genome encodes these proteins:
- the LOC136268610 gene encoding uncharacterized protein encodes MFAANEVISRLKARVTLISRKREQANYQKMLTSTQTNLQPIIDHATVQATREVQAATLTSSSSGDTFTVNNPQLSVHLPKLHLPIFDRNLLKWPEFWDIFHSSVHKQKIPNLSKFSYLKGTLRGAASVAISSISVTDENYDVALKLLKERFRSKESIVEVLYAKLQNLPTSSCKFNDIQYTHNNIERILRQLESQGETVDNQRMLVYQILSKFSLEVILKLESTKQCDEEWTMELLRKLLSRYVIVQENAYRRVANSKGRNYDYRPVRHEGGQKESQSLSGGGKQLLNQASVDTFTTNVQRRGRSPSCVFCRGDHFNDECDRVKTLAERKRKLITQGRCFLCFKVGHTFTDCSSPQRYGCCYCGKKQHHNRAICPQRFGDGEVRKNVVPDHGVGNVVTEGSQDKPTETLNASVGTDQALIASGEKVLL; translated from the coding sequence ATGTTTGCCGCCAATGAAGTGATATCCAGATTGAAAGCAAGAGTAACATTAATCTCAAGGAAGAGAGAACAAGCCAACTACCAGAAAATGCTCACctcaacacaaactaaccttcAACCTATAATTGACCATGCAACTGTACAAGCTACACGGGAAGTACAAGCTGCGACCTTGACCTCTTCTTCATCAGGTGATACCTTTACAGTAAACAATCCACAGTTATCAGTACATCTTCCGAAGTTGCATTTACCGATATTTGATAGAAATTTGTTAAAGTGGCCAGAATTTTGGGATATTTTTCATTCATCTGTTCATAAGCAGAAGATACCAAATTTGTCAAAGTTCAGTTATCTCAAAGGAACTCTCCGAGGTGCTGCTTCTGTTGCAATTTCAAGCATCTCTGTAACTGATGAGAACTATGACGTAGCACTCAAACTTTTAAAGGAGAGATTTAGAAGTAAGGAATCAATAGTTGAAGTGCTTTATGCCAAATTACAGAATCTTCCAACCTCTTCGTGCAAGTTCAATGACATTCAGTACACTCACAATAATATTGAGAGAATATTGAGACAGTTGGAGTCACAAGGTGAGACAGTTGACAATCAGAGGATGCTGGTTTACCAGATTTTGAGCAAGTTCTCTTTGGAAGTCATTTTAAAGTTGGAAAGCACAAAACAATGTGATGAAGAATGGACAATGGAATTATTGAGAAAGTTATTGAGTCGATATGTGATTGTTCAAGAGAATGCTTATCGAAGAGTGGCTAATTCCAAAGGAAGGAATTATGATTATCGACCTGTAAGACATGAAGGAGGACAAAAGGAGAGCCAATCCTTGTCCGGAGGTGGTAAGCAGTTATTGAATCAGGCATCTGTTGACACTTTTACTACTAATGTACAGAGAAGAGGTAGAAGTCCTAGTTGTGTGTTCTGCAGAGGTGACCACTTTAATGATGAATGTGACAGAGTTAAAACACTTGCTGAACGTAAGCGGAAACTGATAACTCAGGGTCgttgttttctttgttttaagGTTGGACACACATTTACTGATTGTTCATCACCTCAGAGATATGGTTGTTGTTATTGTGGGAAAAAACAACACCATAATCGAGCTATATGCCCACAAAGATTTGGTGATGGTGAAGTGAGAAAGAATGTTGTTCCTGACCATGGTGTTGGTAATGTAGTAACAGAGGGGAGCCAAGATAAGCCCACTGAAACTCTTAATGCAAGTGTAGGCACTGATCAAGCTTTAATTGCTTCTGGAGAAAAAGTCTTGTTATAG
- the LOC136236808 gene encoding uncharacterized protein, producing MTTTTKIIWRLQPERFSSWNKLTRLQAWVMRFTTNCRSHQHERLLDKGINLEEIRDAEKLILKTTQKECFKEEYTAIVERKKLPKNSKLLSLCPRLDDDGVMRSEGRLKYGEFLPYDVRYPIILPRKSWITKLIVKHHHELGNHSVGTNQILSTLSSKYWIVAAREAIIEWERECAMCKRKKAKRTEQIMAPLPLNRLTTSLRAFARVGVDFAGPFITVQGRGKRRQKHYLCLFTCLACRAVHLEIAYGLDVDSFLTAFSRMINRRGLPEDIISDNGTNFVAADKELKKMTCQIVNDSKFTSAMIKRKIKWSFNPPQAPHFGGVFETMIKAAKRAITAILSNSDITDGELMTAFTEAEALINCRPLTYQSANPHDDVMVRNKDKYQRVIGALIKKERRKGHRLKELGIDYDFPGYNCRLHYHFDYMKYDHVIPEIPTPGENIQYFENRWHYWLQAAVLPKKSTRIKFSASDEDD from the exons ATGACTACCACAACAAAGATAATTTGGCGATTACAACCAGAACGTTTCTCCAGCTGGAATAAATTAACTAGATTACAAGCCTGGGTTATGAGATTTACAACAAATTGTCGTTCTCACCAGCATGAAAGATTGTTAGACAAAGGGATAAATTTGGAGGAAATAAGGGATGCAGAAAAACTAATTTTGAAGACAACACAGAAAGAATGTTTTAAAGAAGAGTATACAGCCATAGTCGAAAGAAAGAAATTACCTAAAAATAGTAAATTACTCAGTTTATGTCCACGACTGGATGATGATGGGGTGATGAGATCAGAGGGCCGACTCAAGTATGGTGAATTCCTTCCATATGATGTAAGGTATCCTATTATCCTGCCCAGGAAAAGTTGGATAACCAAACTTATTGTGAAGCATCACCATGAGCTGGGGAACCATAGTGTGGGTACTAACCAGATATTGTCCACTTTATCATCCAAATATTGGATTGTGGCTGCCAGGGAAGCAATCATTGAGTGGGAGAGAGAGTGTGCCATGTGTAAGAGGAAGAAAGCAAAGAGGACAGAGCAAATAATGGCACCTTTACCATTGAATAGGCTGACAACATCCTTGAGGGCTTTTGCAAGAGTGGGAGTAGATTTTGCTGGGCCATTTATCACGGTACAGGGTCGAGGAAAGCGAAGACAGAAACACTATTTATGTCTTTTCACGTGTCTCGCATGCAGAGCTGTTCACTTGGAAATTGCTTATGGCTTGGATGTTGATTCTTTTCTAACTGCTTTCAGCCGAATGATTAATAGGAGAGGACTACCAGAGGACATAATATCAGATAACGGCACTAACTTTGTGGCAGCAGATAAAGAACTCAAGAAGATGACATGCCAAATAGTAAACGATTCGAAGTTCACTTCTGCAATGATTAAAAGAAAGATAAAGTGGTCTTTTAATCCTCCCCAAGCCCCACACTTTGGAGGAGTCTTCGAAACGATGATTAAAGCAGCAAAGAGGGCAATCACGGCTATTCTAAGTAACTCAGACATTACTGATGGGGAATTGATGACGGCTTTTACTGAAGCGGAGGCCTTGATTAATTGCAGACCTTTGACTTATCAATCTGCTAATCCACATGACGAT GTGATGGTTAGAAACAAGGACAAATACCAGAGGGTGATAGGTGCTCTGATAAAGAAGGAAAGACGGAAGGGACACAGACTAAAGGAGTTAGGAATTGACTATGATTTTCCTGGATAT AATTGTCGGTTACACTATCACTTTGACTACATGAAGTATGACCATGTTATACCAGAAATTCCAACCCCTGGTGAAAATATACAATACTTTGAGAACAGATGGCATTACTGGCTGCAG GCTGCAGTTCTGCCAAAGAAGTCAACCAGAATAAAGTTCAGTGCATCAGATGAAGATGACTAG
- the LOC136236806 gene encoding uncharacterized protein — METNSEILELEKGLEQQQEKTEIVKNVDKLSQEIEKVELEYSNAQDRVQDTLDELNKVANLNKFVRRLEEDSFKQSETIADYKTTASREVSKSEDLIAHQQSEHVKDNIKHQPRVWIIRLQYQKGGHIIHWMKGSSQNMADSALIGQDLWKQLKRVSIPVFSGDKRTYSNWKAAFLACVDQAPATPEYKLLQLRQCLAGEALKTIESLGHSAAAYQAAKERLERKFGGQRRQIAIYLEEIDSFKPVRPGNYKDIEKFADLLDVAIVNLKETHYPEELRDGMLYIKLQKKLPTQMLAAYHRWVFENYKIENVEVLREWIVQEAEFQMRAIETVQGLSTGRHGKPETRSHGFREPHQTFFGRSNAKLESGESRGQRSCRVCNKQHGTWTCDEFKQLNIQKRWECAKRLRLCFRCLGKGHLGQCCTRTRVCGLNGCKELHHRLLHRNPVTLPDNVEESQRIATNKRSTVKVDQPLTTEASKYTQEERVPVTRVDSPREGDQVTSTQNTTMVSGISSNIALRTIPVFVRNGHRKLMVNALLDDASTKTYLNTDVASELGLKGKLQRINVNVLNSQVETFETSPVELLIESLDGNTTLKVTALTTSRVTRNMKVIDWVECAGRWPHLKNIEFQKLGPRPIVDVLIGLDCSDLHFSFRDVRGEPGQPVARLTPPGWTCIGPVYDEGQACMTNFARTYFTTGDTDVSKIEAVLQKFWEVDSCSGEVSFLSPQDKLVLEKTKKSIQFVDSHYRISIPWKGDSVYLPDNYSVAVNRLKNLEKRLAKNPEVARSYQETIEQHLEKGYIRQVNPSE; from the exons ATGGAGACTAATAGTGAGATACTAGAGTTGGAGAAAGGTTTAGAACAGCAGCAAG AGAAAACAGAGATTGTAAAAAATGTTGATAAGCTCAGCCAAGAAATAGAAAAGGTTGAGTTAGAGTATAGTAATGCACAAGATCGTGTGCAAGACACCTTGGATGAACTGAATAAAGTAGCTAACCTCAACAAGTTTGTCAGGAGATTAGAAGAAGATAGTTTCAAACAGTCAGAGACAATAGCTGATTATAAGACTACAGCCTCAAGGGAGGTATCAAAGTCAGAGGATTTAATAGCACACCAGCAGTCTGAACATGTAAAAGATAATATAAAACACCAGCCGCGAGTT TGGATCATCAGATTACAGTACCAGAAAGGGGGGCATATTATCCATTGGATGAAGGGATCAAGCCAGAATATGGCTGATTCTGCACTGATTGGACAAGACCTGTGGAAACAGCTCAAGAGGGTTAGTATTCCTGTTTTCTCCGGTGATAAAAGAACATACTCAAATTGGAAAGCTGCCTTTTTGGCCTGTGTGGATCAGGCACCAGCCACCCCAGAATACAAACTCCTTCAATTACGACAGTGTTTGGCTGGAGAAGCTTTAAAGACAATTGAAAGTTTGGGACACAGTGCTGCAGCATACCAAGCAGCAAAAGAACGATTAGAGCGAAAGTTTGGGGGTCAGAGAAGACAAATAGCCATATACTTGGAGGAAATTGACAGTTTTAAGCCGGTTCGACCTGGAAATTACAAAGATATTGAAAAGTTTGCAGACCTATTGGATGTTGCTATTGTAAATTTGAAGGAAACACATTATCCTGAAGAGTTAAGGGATGGTATGTTGTACATCAAATTACAAAAGAAATTACCAACTCAAATGCTGGCTGCTTACCATCGTTGGGTGTTTGAAAACTACAAGATTGAAAATGTTGAGGTGTTGCGTGAATGGATAGTTCAGGAGGCAGAATTCCAGATGAGGGCTATAGAAACAGTCCAAGGTTTGTCTACTGGAAGGCACGGAAAGCCAGAGACTAGATCTCATGGTTTTAGAGAACCTCATCAGACCTTTTTTGGGAGGTCAAATGCCAAGCTGGAGTCTGGTGAATCCCGAGGTCAGAGGTCATGTAGAGTTTGTAATAAACAACATGGAACATGGACATGTGATGAATTCAAACAGCTGAATATCCAGAAAAGGTGGGAATGTGCAAAAAGATTAAGACTATGTTTCCGTTGTCTGGGCAAGGGTCACCTGGGCCAATGCTGTACACGTACCAGAGTTTGTGGCTTGAACGGTTGCAAAGAGCTTCACCACCGACTATTACATAGAAATCCAGTTACCTTACCTGATAACGTTGAGGAATCACAGAGAATAGCAACAAACAAAAGATCAACAGTTAAGGTTGATCAGCCACTTACTACTGAGGCATCAAAGTATACCCAAGAAGAGAGGGTCCCAGTGACAAGAGTGGATTCCCCCAGGGAGGGGGACCAAGTGACATCAACTCAAAATACCACCATGGTTTCTGGAATCTCGAGTAATATTGCCTTAAGGACAATACCTGTATTTGTGAGGAATGGGCATAGAAAGTTGATGGTTAATGCTCTCTTGGATGATGCTAGTACTAAGACTTACCTGAATACGGACGTAGCATCAGAGTTGGGATTGAAGGGTAAGCTTCAGAGAATAAATGTAAATGTATTGAATAGCCAGGTTGAAACTTTTGAGACTTCACCAGTTGAGCTTTTGATAGAAAGTTTAGATGGAAATACTACTTTGAAAGTGACTGCACTTACAACAAGTAGAGTTACCAGGAATATGAAAGTTATTGATTGGGTCGAGTGTGCAGGAAGATGGCCACATTTAAAAAATATAGAGTTTCAAAAATTAGGACCTCGACCGATAGTTGATGTGTTAATAGGGCTGGATTGTTCTGATTTACATTTTTCTTTCAGGGATGTACGTGGTGAACCAGGTCAGCCTGTGGCTAGACTTACACCACCTGGGTGGACTTGCATTGGACCTGTCTATGATGAGGGACAGGCTTGTATGACTAATTTTGCTAGAACTTACTTTACCACAGGGGACACTGATGTCAGCAAGATTGAAGCTGTATTACAGAAATTTTGGGAAGTCGACAGTTGTAGTGGAGAAGTGAGTTTCTTATCTCCTCAAGATAAACTGGTGTTAGAAAAGACAAAAAAATCAATTCAATTTGTTGATAGTCATTATAGAATCTCCATACCATGGAAGGGAGATTCAGTGTATCTACCTGACAACTATTCTGTGGCGGTGAATCGTTTGAAGAACCTTGAGAAACGACTGGCAAAGAATCCTGAGGTGGCCAGGTCCTACCAAGAGACCATTGAACAACATTTGGAGAAGGGTTACATCAGGCAAGTTAATCCTTCGGAGTAG
- the LOC136268591 gene encoding E3 ubiquitin-protein ligase TRIM71-like: protein MLCPDHDLEMNFFCETCDQLVCHYCITIEHTGHVHNSVKVMAKKHRKELEKMIEPVEEMINKLSTSREKVVAAGEKIGAQASEVDQQIDLYYDELHQRLEQQREELKNKSRELSTKKRKAISVQLEEMDFTKAQMLSVKELNDAVKNGSDQETLFMKKQVGDDVKKLTNCYSKLKTKPVELATMVFAPMKEYKKSFPQFGRLFEDVPIPNNCEVTDIPTRPLVGSKIGFTIITKNHNNDRCSKGGSHVIVQAQSSRGGDVVPVEVKDNNDGSYSASFVTKQVGEVKLSITIEGNHIKGSPYTIMVYPNYKTMNKPKKIVNDDGKMGKPWGIAFGKDGVWAVADWSNNCVCIFDSQDKLIRKFGQHGTGNGQLNGPVGIACDANNHLYVADYENHRVQKFDINGRYLLQFGHRGSNNGQLNHPIGVIVHNDKVFVADSCNHRVSVFHLDGQFIHTIGSGQLSSSYDVTVTTTDQLLVADHDDNCISRFTLDGTFVDKFGDGQLKLPTALTTDQFGFILVTDFGNNRVSIFDQDGVFVHSFGSRGSASGQFSRPDGIAVSPNNDVYVTDYNNKRVQIF from the coding sequence ATGTTATGCCCTGACCATGATCTGGAGATGAATTTCTTCTGTGAGACATGTGACCAGCTTGTGTGTCACTACTGTATTACCATTGAGCACACTGGACATGTGCACAATTCTGTGAAAGTGATGGCAAAGAAACACAGGAAGGAACTGGAGAAGATGATTGAACCAGTTGAGGAAATGATCAACAAGTTGTCTACATCACGTGAGAAGGTGGTAGCTGCTGGGGAGAAGATTGGAGCACAGGCCAGTGAAGTTGATCAACAGATTGACTTGTATTATGATGAACTACACCAACGACTAGAACAACAAAGAGAAGAACTAAAGAACAAGTCACGAGAATTGTCAACTAAGAAGAGAAAAGCAATTTCAGTTCAGTTGGAAGAAATGGATTTCACTAAAGCACAAATGTTGAGTGTGAAGGAGCTGAATGATGCAGTGAAGAATGGATCAGACCAGGAAACATTGTTCATGAAGAAACAAGTAGGTGATGATGTGAAGAAACTAACTAACTGTTATAGCAAGTTGAAGACTAAACCAGTCGAGTTAGCCACAATGGTGTTTGCTCCTATGAAAGAATACAAAAAGTCATTTCCACAGTTTGGCCGATTGTTTGAAGATGTTCCCATACCAAACAATTGTGAGGTCACAGATATTCCTACACGACCACTTGTTGGTAGCAAGATTGGCTTTACCATCATCACCAAGAATCATAACAATGATCGTTGTTCCAAGGGAGGTAGTCACGTTATTGTACAGGCACAATCAAGCAGGGGAGGAGATGTTGTTCCAGTAGAAGTGAAGGATAACAATGATGGGAGCTACTCTGCATCTTTTGTAACTAAACAAGTTGGAGAAGTGAAGTTGTCAATTACCATTGAAGGGAATCATATTAAAGGAAGCCCCTACACTATTATGGTGTACCCAAATTACAAAACTATGAACAAACCCAAGAAGATAGTGAATGATGATGGGAAGATGGGCAAGCCATGGGGTATTGCATTTGGTAAGGATGGAGTGTGGGCAGTAGCAGATTGGAGCAATAattgtgtatgtatatttgaCAGTCAAGACAAGTTGATTAGAAAATTTGGTCAACATGGAACTGGCAATGGTCAACTGAATGGTCCAGTAGGGATAGCATGTGATGCCAATAACCACTTGTATGTGGCTGATTATGAAAACCACAGGGTGCAGAAGTTTGACATCAATGGTAGGTACTTGTTGCAGTTTGGACATCGAGGATCAAATAATGGTCAACTGAACCATCCAATAGGTGTCATAGTCCACAATGATaaagtgtttgttgctgatagTTGCAATCATCGTGTCTCAGTATTTCATCTTGATGGTCAGTTCATCCACACTATTGGATCAGGACAATTGAGTAGTTCCTATGATGTAACAGTCACTACTACAGATCAATTACTTGTTGCTGATCATGATGACAATTGCATCTCCAGGTTTACACTTGATGGTACATTTGTGGACAAGTTTGGTGATGGTCAACTAAAGTTACCAACTGCACTTACCACCGATCAGTTTGGCTTTATTCTTGTAACAGACTTTGGTAACAATCGTGTATCAATTTTTGACCAAGATGGAGTGTTTGTACACAGCTTTGGATCCCGTGGTTCTGCTAGTGGTCAATTCTCTAGACCTGATGGAATAGCTGTTAGTCCCAACAATGATGTGTATGTTACTGACTATAACAACAAAAGAGTTCAGATCTTTTGA
- the LOC136236807 gene encoding uncharacterized protein — protein sequence MYLQIKLYPQDRPSHRFLRRNLSLEEDIKEYEFDRLVFGLNCSPFLAQLVTQHHAKIYQERYPMASEIILKSTYMDDSMTSVVSEDQGVQLYQELSDLWAGAGMHVHKWLSNSDVVLSQIPVKDRIYEIDLNSDPLPSVKTLGVMWLATEDVFMFNSKMMEQRFELTKRNFLKKIATLFDPLGFLSPFVIRAKMLMQEVWVQGVDWDEELPLDTSTQVTTWFRELSIRLVSSKTKVAPLQSVSVPRLELMGAVLGSRLATSISDALDMEKRSYTFWTDSANALWWIRGYSRTFKSFVANRVGEIHSSSSPDQWRYVPTKLNPADYLTRGVKLMELVELRMWWEGPEYLKEDESQWPRNVVDKRPLLTRDLHQL from the exons ATGTATTTACAGATCAAGCTTTATCCACAGGATCGGCCTAGTCACAGGTTCCTGAGGAGAAATTTAAGTTTGGAGGAAGACATAAAGGAGTATGAGTTTGACCGGTTAGTATTTGGTTTAAATTGTTCTCCGTTTTTGGCACAATTGGTGACACAACATCATGCTAAGATTTATCAAGAAAGATACCCTATGGCTTCTGAAATTATATTAAAGTCAACCTATATGGATGATAGTATGACTTCAGTTGTGAGTGAAGATCAGGGAGTCCAACTTTATCAAGAGCTATCCGACCTTTGGGCAGGAGCAGGAATGCATGTCCATAAATGGCTATCAAATTCTGATGTGGTTCTTAGTCAGATTCCAGTAAAGGATAGAATTTATGAGATTGACCTAAACAGTGACCCCTTACCTTCAGTCAAGACACTTGGAGTAATGTGGCTAGCTACGGAGGATGTGTTTATGTTTAATTCAAAAATGATGGAACAAAGGTTTGAGTTAACAAAGAGAAAttttttgaagaaaattgcaaCCTTGTTCGACCCATTGGGCTTTTTGTCCCCTTTTGTAATACGAGCAAAAATGTTAATGCAAGAAGTGTGGGTACAAGGTGTAGATTGGGATGAAGAGTTACCACTGGATACATCTACACAAGTGACAACATGGTTCAGAGAATTATCAA TACGTTTAGTTTCATCCAAGACCAAGGTGGCTCCACTTCAGTCAGTGAGTGTACCACGTTTGGAGCTCATGGGAGCTGTGTTAGGGAGCAGGTTAGCGACATCAATTTCAGATGCTTTAGATATGGAGAAACGATCCTATACTTTCTGGACTGATAGTGCAAATGCTCTATGGTGGATTAGGGGATACAGTAGAACATTTAAGTCATTTGTTGCAAACAGAGTGGGAGAAATACACTCATCCTCTTCTCCTGATCAGTGGCGATATGTTCCAACAAAGTTAAACCCAGCAGATTATTTGACACGTGGAGTTAAACTTATGGAGTTAGTAGAGTTGAGGATGTGGTGGGAAGGTCCAGAATATTTAAAAGAAGATGAATCCCAATGGCCAAGGAATGTTGTTGACAAGAGACCGTTGTTGACAAGAGACCTGCATCAGCTGTAG